A stretch of the Drosophila sulfurigaster albostrigata strain 15112-1811.04 chromosome 2L, ASM2355843v2, whole genome shotgun sequence genome encodes the following:
- the LOC133850318 gene encoding NADH dehydrogenase [ubiquinone] iron-sulfur protein 6, mitochondrial, translated as MMASKQLVNNLNKVARCSEQLLKPLAAVRCSSTRSDIEKVTHTGQVFDKDDYRNARFVNAKRYVNENWGIKLIDEVAPTVTSERVVACDGGNGPLGHPKVYINLDKPGNHTCGYCGLRFVKKDEHH; from the exons ATGATGGCCAGCAAGCAATTggtaaacaatttaaacaaaGTGGCACGCTGCAGCGAGCAGCTGCTTAAGCCATTGGCCGCAGTGCGCTGCTCCAGCACACGCAGCGACATTGAGAAAGTCACACACACTGGCCAG GTGTTCGATAAGGATGATTATCGCAATGCACGCTTCGTCAATGCCAAACGCTATGTCAACGAGAACTGGGGCATCAAGCTGATCGACGAAGTCGCTCCCACAGTGACCTCCGAACGCGTCGTCGCCTGCGACGGCGGCAACGGACCCTTGGGACACCCCAAAGTCTATATCAATCTG GACAAGCCTGGCAATCACACTTGCGGCTACTGCGGCCTGCGCTTCGTGAAGAAGGACGAGCATCATTAA